ACCACTCAACAGGCCCTGACCGACCTGATTGACCGCCTCAACGATGATCCGGAGATGGACGGCATCCTGCTGCAGTTGCCACTGCCCGAGCACCTGGACGCCTCCAAGCTGCTGGAACGCATCCGCCCGGACAAAGACGTCGACGGGTTCCACCCTTATAACGTCGGCCGCCTGGCGCAACGTATCCCGCTGCTGCGTCCATGCACACCCAAAGGCATCATGACCTTGCTGGAAAGCACCGGGGTCGATCTTTATGGCCTCGACGCAGTCGTGGTAGGCGCCTCCAATATCGTCGGTCGCCCGATGGCCATGGAACTGCTGCTGGCCGGCTGCACCGTGACCGTCACCCACCGCTTCACCAAGGACCTGGCCGGCCACGTTGGCCGCGCCGACCTGGTGGTGGTCGCTGCTGGCAAGCCCGGTTTGGTCAAAGGTGAATGGATCAAGGAAGGCGCCATCGTCATTGACGTGGGCATCAACCGCCAGGATGACGGCAAGCTGGTCGGCGACGTCGTCTACGACACTGCCCTGCCCCGCGCCGGCTGGATCACGCCAGTGCCAGGTGGTGTCGGCCCGATGACCCGCGCCTGCCTGTTGGAAAATACCCTTTACGCTGCAGAAACCCTGCACGGTTAATAACCAGGCGTAATGAAAAAGCCCTGCCTTAGCGCGGGGCTTTTTATTGCCTGAGAAAAAACTGTTTTTTCTTAGTTTTTAAGCACTTTCATTCGGTTCTGGAAGAACATTCGACAGTTTCTGATCCATACTCCTAGAATGTAACGTCATTTTTCATAAAGCCCGTTCCCGAACGGTATTTCCTTACTTTTTAGCGAGTTCATCCGCGTGAAAATTCGTCTCTCTATTGTCGGCCTGTTTTTCGCTTTGACAGGCACCTTCGCCCACGCCGCCGAATCCACCCTGGCCCCGCGTGACGCCTCCAAACTGCAAATCGCCTCCGGCAGCGCCATGCTGGTGGACTTGCAAACCAACAAAGTCATTTATTCCAGCAATCCCGACGTAGTAGTCCCCATCGCGTCAGTGAGCAAGCTGATGACCGGCCTGATCGTGCTGGAAGCCAAGCAGAACATGGATGAGTACATCGACATCAACATCACCGACACGCCAGAGATGAAAGGCGTGTTCTCCCGGGTAAAAATCGGCAGCCAGATGCCGCGCAAGGAAATGCTGCTGATTGCGCTGATGTCCTCGGAAAACCGCGCCGCGGCGAGCCTGGCCCACCACTATCCGGGTGGCTACGCGGCATTCATTGCGGCGATGAACGCCAAGGCCAAGTCCCTGGGGATGACCAGCACCCACTATGTGGAGCCTACCGGCCTGTCGATCCATAACGTCTCGACCGCTCGCGACCTGAGCAAGCTGCTGGCGTACGCGCGTAAATTCCCGATGTTGAGCCAGTTGAGCACCACCAAGGAAAAGACCGTGGCGTTTCGCAAGCCCAACTACACCCTGGGTTTCTCCAACACCGACCACCTGATCAACCGCGCCAACTGGGATATCAAGTTGACCAAGACCGGCTTCACCAACCAGGCGGGGCATTGCCTGGTGCTGGTCACAAGCATGGGCAACCGCCCGGTTTCGCTGGTGATCCTGGATGCCTTTGGCAAGTTCACCCATTTTGCCGATGCCAGCCGTATTCGCAGCTGGGTCGAGACCGGCAAGGGCGGCCCGGTGCCGGATGTGGCGTTGCGCTACAAGGCTGACAAGAATCTGAAGAATCGGGGGAATGCGGTAGAAGTGCGCCGCTAACTCACTCCCACCAGAAATCCGATGTGGGAGGCCCCCCTCCCATATTTGTTACTTGCGTTCCCCAAGGACCTTTAGCGCTTGGGCCGCCGCCCCTTCTTGCCCGGCCTGGGCCGTTGAGTTCGCCGAATCGTGCCAGCGCTGCGCATCCACATTAGCCGGCAATTGGCTCGGGCGTTGAGTCAGGATGGCCCAGTGGCCCGCGCTCTTCCATGCCGACTCAAAGTCACTGAAGCTCATGATCAATCGGCGCTCCTTGCCTGAGCGCAACAATACCGTGCTTTCCTGCTGGTTAAAGCCCACGACGACTACATAGCGCGCTCCGGACCAGAAGCTGGAATTGATTCGCGCCATCACCGGGTAACCCGCCGCCACCTGCGCCAGCACCGCGGTCAGCTTGGCGTCCAGTGGGTACACCATCAGCCCGTATTCGCGCGCCAGCACCTGCATGTTGCGTTCGAGGTTCGCCTCAGCACCCGGCAGGCGCAGCGGCTTGTCCAGCAACCCCGGTGTCATGACAATGCCTTGTTGCGACAGCATACTGGCAAGTGCCGTAGGACCGCTCTGATAAGCCTCGCTGCGAAAGGTCGGCACGCCGTTGAGTTCAACGCGCTCCGGCAGGCCGGACAGCTTCGACGGTTGGCTGGAACAAGCCGTTAACCCCAGGGCACAAGCCAGCAAGATGGATGTTTTAAGGTTCGAGCGTAAGCGCAATGTTTTACTCTCTTGATCAACGGGCGGTGAGGGCCCTGATCATAGGATGCTCTTGAGCGCGGGTATAGCCTGGCACATCAGTAAAGCACCCGCGATAGAGCAAACAAGTTGGACAGACACGACCATTGGTCAATAGCAGGCAACCGCCAGGTAGCTAGACTGTCCATTGAGAAGACTGTGTGTGCCCCCAGTGGGCGAAAGGAGGCCCGAATGAGCCTTGCAACGACAATTTTTCTGTTGATCTGTGGCTGGTTGGCAGTGGCCGCGGCCATGTTGTGGGGGGTCATGCGCGTGACTCGCCGGCATCATCACCCCCACGTCAAACCTGCCGCGCCCGCCAAGCCTCCCAAGGCGACGGCCCATCACGCCTAGCCAGGCATGCAATTGAAGTCTTGGGTGGCGGCGATTTCCTTGCCGTGACCGTCCTTGAGGGATGCGCGCACGGTGGTGCCCAGGCTCGACTCTTCCAGTGTGTAATGCTCACCCGCCTTGAAGTGTTTGTATTCCACCCGGCCCTGGCAGTCTTGCTGGTTGTCGTCGCCGGGTTCGTCTTCAAACAAGGTCACGTCCAGCCGATGGTCACCGGGGCTGACTTCAAAGTAGCGCCCGTCATCGACGCGTTTACCGTCAACCCGCTCGGCCATCAGGTCATTTGGCGCTTCCTCTTTCAGGCCGATCCAGGCTTGGCTCGGGTCAGCCTTGGGCAGCGGGCCGGCGCAGGCCGAGAGCAACACAACAACGCTCAGCATAGGTATCAACAACAGGGTTTTCAGTGACATGGCAGGGCTCCAAAGAACATCAAAAAAAGACGTATCCGATGGATGCCAAGCTTGAAGAGCCCGCGTTTGCGGAACAAATGAATACAAATGAAACGATCTTCAGCCATTACCTAAATCTTCCTTCACCTGGCTGAAAGGTGCGTGTTAGGTGGGTCGGGCAAGACTGCCGGGGTTTGCAATCCTGCTCTTCTCGGAGACTCACGCATGCTCGGGCTGGTAAAGACCGCACTGCAAAAGCCGTACACGTTTATCGTGTTGGCTATATTCATCTGCATCATCGGGCCCATGGCGGCCCTGCGTACGCCCACCGATGTGTTTCCCGATATCGGCATACCCGTGGTCGCGGTGGTCTGGCAGTACAACGGCCTGTCCCCGGACGCCATGGCCGGCCGGGTGATATACACCTATGAACGCTCCTTGAGCACCACCGTCAACGATATCGAACATATCGAATCGCAATCATTGCCCGGCATGGGCATCGTCAAGATCTTCTTCCAGCCCGGCGTCGATATCCGCACCGCCAACGCCCAGGTCACGGCGGTGTCGCAAACCGTGCTCAAGCAGATGCCACCTGGCATCACACCGCCGCTGATCCTCAACTACAGCGCCTCCACGGTGCCGATCCTGCAGATGGCCTTCTCCAGCCCGAGCCTTTCGGAAGCCAGGATCCGCGACCTGGTGCAGAACAATATCCGTCTGCCCCTGAGCGCCCTGCCCGGCCTGGCCATGCCCACGCCGATGGGCGGCAAGCAGCGTCAGATCACCCTCGACCTCGACCCCCAGGCCCTGGCTGCCAAGGGCTTGTCGGCCCAGGACGTCGGCAATGCCCTGGCCTTGCAGAACCAGATCATCCCGGTGGGCACCGCCAAGCTGGGTTCCAACGAATACACGATCCTGCTCAACAACAGCCCCAAGGCCATCGATGAACTCAATGACCTGCCGATCAAGACAGTCGACGGCGCAATCATCACCATCGGCCAAGTCGCCCATGTGCGCGACGGTTCGCCGCCGCAAACCAACATCGTGCGCGTTGACGGCCATCGCGCGGTGCTGATGCCGGCGTTGAAGAACGGCAGCATCTCTACCCTGTCGATCATCGATGGCATCCGCCAGATGCTGCCACGCATCAACGAAACCCTGCCGCCTTCACTGAAAACCTCGCTGCTGGGTGATGCCTCGGTGTTCGTCAAGCAATCGGTGGGCAGCGTAGCCCAGGAAGGCATCATCGCCGCGCTGCTCACCAGTGCGATGATCCTGTTGTTTCTCGGCAGTTGGCGCTCGACCTTGATCATCGCCGCATCGATTCCGCTGGCAGTGCTCTCGGCCATCGCGCTGCTGGCGGTCAGCGGGCAAACCCTCAACGTGATGACTCTCGGCGGGCTGGCGTTGGCGGTGGGGATTCTGGTGGACGACGCCACAGTGACCATCGAAAACATCAACTGGCACCTGGAACAAGGCAAGGCGGTGAACACTGCGATCCTCGACGGTGCCGCGCAAATCGTCGGCCCGGCGTTTGTCTCGCTGCTGTGCATCTGCATCGTGTTTGTGCCGATGTTTTTGCTGCAAGGCATCGCCGGTTATCTGTTCCGGCCAATGGCGCTGGCGGTGATCTTTGCCATGGCCAGTTCGTTCATTCTCTCGCGCACCCTGGTGCCGACGCTGGCGATGTTCCTGCTCAAGCCGCATACGCCGGAGCAAGGCGTGGGGCATCATCCCGAAGATCAATTCATCAACCATCATGAGGGTGAGCAACACGCGAAACCGCGCAATGCGCTGCTGCAATCGGTGCTGAATTTCCAACAGGGCTTTGAGCGTCACTTCTCCAATATCCGAGACACTTACCATGGCTTGCTGACGTTGGCGCTGGGGGCGCGCAAGCGCTTCATTGTCGGCTTCCTGGCCTGCGTAATCGCCTCATTCGCGTTGCTGCCAAGCCTGGGCCAGGACTTTTTCCCGGCCACCGATGCCGGTGCCCTCGCGCTGCATGTGCGCTTGCCGCTGGGCACGCGAATCGAGGAAAGCGCCGCTGCGTTCGATCGCATCGAAGCACGCATTCGCGAGGTCATCCCCGCCGACGAACTCGACACTATCGTCGACAATATCGGCATCCCGCTCAGCGGTATCGACATGGCCTACAGCAGCAGCGGCACCATCGGCCCTCAGGATGGCGATATCCAGGTCACCCTGAATAAGCACCACGCACCCACCGCCGACTACGTGAAAAAACTGCGTGAAGCCTTGCCGCAAAGTTTCCCCGGCAGCCACTTTGCGTTCCTGCCGGCAGACATCAGCAGCCAGATTCTCAACTTCGGCGCGCCGGCCCCTCTGGATGTGAAAATCTCCGGGCGCAGCGATGCAGAAAACCGCGCTTACGCCGTAGAACTCGAACGTCGCTTGCAACACGTACCAGGCATTGCCGACCTGCGTATCCAGCAGTCCACCGGTTACCCCTCCTTGCAGGTCGATGTCGACCGCCTGCGCGCCAACGGTTTGGGCATTACCGAAAAAGACGTCACCAACAGCATGGTCGCCTCCCTGGCCGGCAGCTCCCAGGTGGCACCGACCTTCTGGCTCAACCCGGCCAATGGCGTGTCCTATTCCATCGTCGCCGCCACCCCGCAGTACCGTCTCGACAGCCTGCCATCACTGGAGGCCCTACCGGTGACCGGTGCCGATGGCCAATCGCAAATCCTCGGGGGCGTGGCGACCATCTCCCGCGTACAAAGCCCGGCGGTGGTCACCCACTACAACATCGAACCGACCCTGGACCTGTATGCCAACGTACAAGGTCGCGACCTGGGCGGCGTGGCCCGTGATGTGCAAAAAGTGCTGGACGACACTGCATCCATGCGTCCCAAAGGCGCGACCATCAGCCTGCACGGGCAAATCGATGCGCTGCATGAGGCGTTCAGTGGTTTGAGCTTCGGACTGCTCGGCGCAGTGGTGCTGATCTACTTGCTGATCGTGGTCAACTTCCAGTCCTGGGCCGACCCCTTTGTGATCATCACGGCGTTACCGGCCGCACTGGCGGGGATCGTGTGGATGCTGTTCCTCAGCGGCACCTCGTTATCGGTCCCGGCGCTCACCGGCGCCATCCTGTGCATGGGCGTGGCCACCGCCAACTCGATCCTGGTGGTGAGCTTCTGCCGTGAACGCCTGGCCGAACATGGCGACGCGTTGAAAGCCGCCATGGAAGCCGGTTACACGCGCTTTCGCCCAGTGTGCATGACCGCCCTGGCAATGATCATCGGCATGTTGCCCCTGGCGCTGTCCGAGGAGCAAAACGCGCCGCTGGGTCGCGCCGTTATCGGCGGTTTGATCTTCGCCACCATCGCCACTCTGTTGTTTGTACCCGTGGTCTTCAGCCTGGTCCACGGCCGTCACCCTACTCGCGCAATTGCTGGAGAAACGCCCCATGTCGTCTGATCACAAACCCTCGCGCAAGCGTCTGATGCTGATGGGTGTCGGCGGCCTGACCCTCGCTGCCCTGCTGGTCGCCAGCGGCTTGCACGCCCGCACGCTGCACGAGCGATCTGTCGCTGCCTGGACCGAAACGGCGGCCATTCCCCAAGTGATGGTGTTGCAACCCCAACAGAACACTGCCGGCGATACGCTGCGCTTGCCGGCGCACCTGGAAGCCTGGAGCACAGCGCCGATCCATGCGCGGGTCAGCGGCTATCTGAAAGACTGGAAAGTGGATATGGGCACGCAGGTCAAGGCCGGGCAAATCCTCGCCGAAATCGACAGCCCTGACCTCGACCAGCAACTGGCGCAGACTCACGCACGGCTGATTCAGGAACAGGCCAATGCACGTCTGGCAGCCACCACTGCCACGCGCTGGCAACACCTGTTGGCGAGCCATTCAGTGTCGCGTCAGGAAGCCGATGAAAAAACCTCGAACGCCGCCGCGACCACAGCCAATGCCGAGGCTGCCGCAGCGGACTACGCTCGCTTGTCAGCATTGGAGGGCTACAAAACCCTGCGTGCGCCATTCGCTGGCACCATCACTGCGCGGCATACCGATATCGGTCAGTTGATCAAAGCCGATACCGACAGCGATCTAGCGCTGTTCACCCTGGCCGACACTCACCAACTGCGCCTGTATGTGCCGGTGCCGCAGAACTACGCGGCAGTGATCCATCCGGGCCTGGAAGCCGAGTTGACGGTGCCTGAGCACCCAGGCGAACACTTCAAGGCGCGCCTGATCGGTGACTCCACCGCCATCGACCGCCGCTCCGGCACCCTGCTCGCCCAGTTCGTCGTCGACAACCCCAGCGGTGAATTGCTACCGGGCGACTACGCCGAAGCCAGCCTGCCGATTCCGGCCGATACTCACGGCGTGAGCATCCCGGCCAGCGCCTTGATCTTCCGCGCCCAGGGTACGCAAGTGGCGGTGTTGGATGGGCAGAATCATGTGCACCTGCAAGACATCCACATCGGTCTGGACCTGGGCGAGCGCCTGGTGATCGACCAGGGTTTGAAAGCCACCGACCACATCATCGACAACCCGCCCGATGCCTTGCGCGAAGGCGACCCGGTGCAACTGGCCGACGCCGCCGGAGGTGCCCATGCGCCCAAGGCTTAAACCGCTCGCGGCGTTGATACTGCTGGCGTTGCAGGGTTGCTCAATGGCACCGACCTATAC
This genomic stretch from Pseudomonas synxantha BG33R harbors:
- the folD gene encoding bifunctional methylenetetrahydrofolate dehydrogenase/methenyltetrahydrofolate cyclohydrolase FolD, producing MTAQLIDGKSIAASLRQQIAKRVTERRQQGLRTPGLAVILVGSDPASQVYVSHKRKDCEEVGFISKAYDLPSDTTQQALTDLIDRLNDDPEMDGILLQLPLPEHLDASKLLERIRPDKDVDGFHPYNVGRLAQRIPLLRPCTPKGIMTLLESTGVDLYGLDAVVVGASNIVGRPMAMELLLAGCTVTVTHRFTKDLAGHVGRADLVVVAAGKPGLVKGEWIKEGAIVIDVGINRQDDGKLVGDVVYDTALPRAGWITPVPGGVGPMTRACLLENTLYAAETLHG
- the pbpG gene encoding D-alanyl-D-alanine endopeptidase; amino-acid sequence: MKIRLSIVGLFFALTGTFAHAAESTLAPRDASKLQIASGSAMLVDLQTNKVIYSSNPDVVVPIASVSKLMTGLIVLEAKQNMDEYIDINITDTPEMKGVFSRVKIGSQMPRKEMLLIALMSSENRAAASLAHHYPGGYAAFIAAMNAKAKSLGMTSTHYVEPTGLSIHNVSTARDLSKLLAYARKFPMLSQLSTTKEKTVAFRKPNYTLGFSNTDHLINRANWDIKLTKTGFTNQAGHCLVLVTSMGNRPVSLVILDAFGKFTHFADASRIRSWVETGKGGPVPDVALRYKADKNLKNRGNAVEVRR
- a CDS encoding peptidase C39 family protein, coding for MRLRSNLKTSILLACALGLTACSSQPSKLSGLPERVELNGVPTFRSEAYQSGPTALASMLSQQGIVMTPGLLDKPLRLPGAEANLERNMQVLAREYGLMVYPLDAKLTAVLAQVAAGYPVMARINSSFWSGARYVVVVGFNQQESTVLLRSGKERRLIMSFSDFESAWKSAGHWAILTQRPSQLPANVDAQRWHDSANSTAQAGQEGAAAQALKVLGERK
- a CDS encoding efflux RND transporter permease subunit, whose protein sequence is MLGLVKTALQKPYTFIVLAIFICIIGPMAALRTPTDVFPDIGIPVVAVVWQYNGLSPDAMAGRVIYTYERSLSTTVNDIEHIESQSLPGMGIVKIFFQPGVDIRTANAQVTAVSQTVLKQMPPGITPPLILNYSASTVPILQMAFSSPSLSEARIRDLVQNNIRLPLSALPGLAMPTPMGGKQRQITLDLDPQALAAKGLSAQDVGNALALQNQIIPVGTAKLGSNEYTILLNNSPKAIDELNDLPIKTVDGAIITIGQVAHVRDGSPPQTNIVRVDGHRAVLMPALKNGSISTLSIIDGIRQMLPRINETLPPSLKTSLLGDASVFVKQSVGSVAQEGIIAALLTSAMILLFLGSWRSTLIIAASIPLAVLSAIALLAVSGQTLNVMTLGGLALAVGILVDDATVTIENINWHLEQGKAVNTAILDGAAQIVGPAFVSLLCICIVFVPMFLLQGIAGYLFRPMALAVIFAMASSFILSRTLVPTLAMFLLKPHTPEQGVGHHPEDQFINHHEGEQHAKPRNALLQSVLNFQQGFERHFSNIRDTYHGLLTLALGARKRFIVGFLACVIASFALLPSLGQDFFPATDAGALALHVRLPLGTRIEESAAAFDRIEARIREVIPADELDTIVDNIGIPLSGIDMAYSSSGTIGPQDGDIQVTLNKHHAPTADYVKKLREALPQSFPGSHFAFLPADISSQILNFGAPAPLDVKISGRSDAENRAYAVELERRLQHVPGIADLRIQQSTGYPSLQVDVDRLRANGLGITEKDVTNSMVASLAGSSQVAPTFWLNPANGVSYSIVAATPQYRLDSLPSLEALPVTGADGQSQILGGVATISRVQSPAVVTHYNIEPTLDLYANVQGRDLGGVARDVQKVLDDTASMRPKGATISLHGQIDALHEAFSGLSFGLLGAVVLIYLLIVVNFQSWADPFVIITALPAALAGIVWMLFLSGTSLSVPALTGAILCMGVATANSILVVSFCRERLAEHGDALKAAMEAGYTRFRPVCMTALAMIIGMLPLALSEEQNAPLGRAVIGGLIFATIATLLFVPVVFSLVHGRHPTRAIAGETPHVV
- a CDS encoding efflux RND transporter periplasmic adaptor subunit encodes the protein MSSDHKPSRKRLMLMGVGGLTLAALLVASGLHARTLHERSVAAWTETAAIPQVMVLQPQQNTAGDTLRLPAHLEAWSTAPIHARVSGYLKDWKVDMGTQVKAGQILAEIDSPDLDQQLAQTHARLIQEQANARLAATTATRWQHLLASHSVSRQEADEKTSNAAATTANAEAAAADYARLSALEGYKTLRAPFAGTITARHTDIGQLIKADTDSDLALFTLADTHQLRLYVPVPQNYAAVIHPGLEAELTVPEHPGEHFKARLIGDSTAIDRRSGTLLAQFVVDNPSGELLPGDYAEASLPIPADTHGVSIPASALIFRAQGTQVAVLDGQNHVHLQDIHIGLDLGERLVIDQGLKATDHIIDNPPDALREGDPVQLADAAGGAHAPKA